The Flavobacterium praedii genome window below encodes:
- a CDS encoding GtrA family protein — protein sequence MDLIKFLKFGLVGFSGLVIDFAITWICKEKLLFNKYLSNSFGFLFGVVNNYILNKYFTFHNNDNHVATQFLSFLIISIIGFLLNTSFLYLLQKNTKINFYVCKAIVTIIVFFWNFTANSLYTFKL from the coding sequence ATGGATCTTATTAAATTTTTAAAATTTGGGTTGGTTGGCTTTTCTGGTTTAGTCATTGATTTTGCTATTACTTGGATTTGCAAAGAAAAATTATTATTCAACAAATACCTTTCCAACTCATTTGGATTCTTATTTGGCGTTGTTAACAACTATATTTTGAATAAATATTTTACTTTTCACAATAACGATAACCACGTTGCTACACAATTTTTGAGCTTTTTGATTATTTCCATAATTGGTTTTTTATTAAACACTTCTTTCCTTTATTTACTTCAAAAAAATACCAAAATCAATTTTTATGTTTGCAAAGCGATTGTAACTATAATTGTTTTCTTTTGGAATTTTACAGCTAACTCATTGTATACTTTTAAACTATAA